The nucleotide sequence GCCGGCCCTCGTCGTCGCAGACCAGCACCTCCCCACCGGAGTCCATCGCCCACGAGTTCCGGACCACCAGCAGGCCCCGCTCGCAGACGACGGTGTAGCGCGAGACGCCGGTGCACGGCGGCTCGGTGAACGACGACTCGATCTGGAGCCGGCGTTCCTCGCCGAACCAGACGGTCGCATCGACGAAGATCTCGGTCAGTTCCCGGTCGCCGGCCGGATAGCCGGTGCCCCGGCAGGCGGTCGGGGCCGCGTCGAAGACGTCGGCGGCAGTCAACAGTGGATAGATCGCCAGGTCGCCGAGGCAGCCGAGACCGCTGTCGGCCCGCCGGTTGCGCCAGTCCCGCTGCCGGTGCCCGAGATGGCAGGCGGAGATCGACCTCGCCGCGCCGAGCCGCCCGGAGCGGACCAGCTCGACCACCGCCCGGTTGTAGGCGTTGTGCCGGGACATGTAGCCGACCAGGGCCGGGGCCCCGGAGGCGGTGGCGGCGCGCAGGATCCACTGCCCGCCGGCCACCGTGTCGGCGAGCGGCTTCTCCACGAGCGTCGGTACGCCCCGGGCCAGCGCCCGGCAGGCGTACTCGGCGTGCCGCCGGTTCGGCGTCGCCACGTGCACCCCGTCCAGCGGCGTACGCAGGAAGTCCCGTACGTCCGTCCCCGCCCAGACCCCCGGCAGGTGCCCGGCGACCGCCCGCAGCGCCGCCTCGTCGGAGTCGAGTACGGCGACCAGTCGCAGGTCGTCGGCGGCGGCGATGGCCGGCAGCAGGGCCCGGCGGGTCAGGAACCCGGCGCCGACGATGCCGATCCGGAACGTCATCGGACCCGCTCCGGCGGGCCGGACCGGTTCAACTCCGGCGGGCCGGACCGGTCCAACTCCGGCGGGCCGGACCGGTCCAACTCCGGCGGGCCGGACCAGTGCAGCAGCAGGCTGCGCGGGCCGAGCGAGCGGTGGGTGGCGCCGGCGATCGCGTCCAGGGTGTGCCGCTGGGCCGCCAGGGCGGCGTCCAGGGCCGGGTTGCCGGTGCCGACCGGCCGCTCCGGGGCGAGTAGCACCGCCACGCCGACCGAGCGGGTGTGCCAGACCAGCTGGTAGGAGTGGTGGTTCCAGGCGCTGCCCTCGTGCACCTCGACGGGGCGGCCGAGCCGCCGGGCCAGCCGTTCCGCGCCGATCGCGGCGGCCGGGGCGGCGCCGTACCCGACGACGTGCACGGCGGTCAGGTCGGGCCGCCGGGCCAGCCAGCCGGCGAGTACCCCGGCCAGCTCGTCGGGGTCGCCGACCGGGCGGGCCCCGGCGGGCCGGTCGGCGGCGGTCGGTGCCGCCGGCAGCAGCCGCTTGTAGTGGTCCACCGCGTCGTGCGTGGCGAACCGCAGCCCGTGCCGGACGGCGACGCAGGCGACCAGGGCGGCGACCGCGTAGCAGGCGGCCATCGCGGCGGCGACCGCGCCGGCCGGCCCGCCGGGCCGGCGCAGCCCGGCGATGCCGGCGGCGACGTCGACGAGCAGTGCACCGGGAGCCGGCTCGGCGGCCACCTCCGGCCAGGGCCGGAACCGCTCGGACTTGCCGCCCCAGCCCTGCCGGGCGGCTTGCAGGGTCCAGAGCCGCAGCCCCGGGCCGGCGCCCGGCGGGAGCCGGAACAGCACCCGGGGCCGGCCGGTCGCCGGCAGCCGGGCGGACTCCTCGGCGGCCCACTCGCCGATGCTCCGGGCCGCGCCGGCGAACGCCCGGTAGGCGTCGTCGAAGTGCGGCCAGCACAGCATCCGGGCGGCGAGCAGCGCCGGCACCGAGAGCGGGGCGTGGTAGAGCGCCACCTGGTCGCGCCCGCCGGCCAGCGAGAGGGTGCCGCCGCGCTCGCAGAGCCAGGCCGGGGCCGCCCCGCCGGTCCGGTGCCGGGCCAGCGCCAGGGTTGCGGCCAGCAGCCGGGTTTCCCGGGTACGCCCGGAGGCGCTCACCGCGAACCCGGCGACGGCACCCCGGCCACCCCACTCGGCCAGCGTCCGGTGCACCGTCGACGGGTCGAGGGAGTCCAGCACCCGGATCACAGCCTGCCCCGGCACCGCCTCGGCGATCGCCCGCAGCCCGAAGGCCCAGCCGCCGGTGCCGGCGAAGACCGCCCGGCGGCAGCCGCGCAGCAGCGTGCCGCCGCCCCGTTCGGCGGTGAGCCGGGCGACCCGGGTCCAGGACGGCGGATCCACCCAGCCGAGCCGGGGCGATCCGGCGAGGCTGGCCAGCGCGGCGACCGTACCGGCCGGACCGTACCGGTCGCCGCTGGCCGCCGCCCGCACGTACGCCCACAGCCCGGCACCGCTCGGCTCCGCCGCCCCTGCCCAGGGCCGGGCGGTCACGGGGTGCCCCGCCGGGCCGGTACCGGTGCCGGGGCGGTCACCGTGCCGTCGAGCCGGAAGTCGACCACCACCCGCAGCGGCGCGCGGCCGGCGACCGTACCGTGGTCGAGGATCTCGGTCGCCACACCCGGCAGGGCGGGCAGCGAGACGACGTGGCTGACCAGCGGGGCCAGGTCGAGTCCGGCCGGGGTGTCCGGGTCGGCGCCCGAGCTGAGCAGGTCGCGGGCGGCGGCGAAGTCGCCGGCCCGACCGCCCCGGCTGCCGACCACGGTGCACCGGCCGCCGGCCGGGTTCGGCACCACCTGGCGGTCCCGGCCGGCCCGCACCGGCCCGGGGTCGAGCGTCGCGCCGCCGCCCACCCGGAGCAGCCGGCCGGAACGGAAGCCGCCGAACAGGTGCAGGTTGGCCGCGTCGGCCAGCGCCGGCCAGCTCAGTTCGGCCGCCGCCGGCCCGGCGTTCCCGGCCACCGCCAGCACGGCCAGCTCGGCACCCCGGCCGGCGGTGACGGACCGGACCCCGGCGGCGAGTCCGGGGCCGAACGGCAGGACCGCGTCCGGGGCCGGCAGTCCACGATGGACGGCGACCCGCAGCCGCCGGTCGGACCGGGCGGCCACGGTCACGGTACGGGCGCCCCGGGCGCGGGCGACGGCGACGTGCAGCAGGCCGAGCACCCCGGCGCCGACGACGAGTACGTCCCGGCCGGCCCAGTGCTCGGCGAGCAGCCGGTGCGCCCGCAGCACCGCCGCCAGCGGCTCCAGCAGCACCCACTCCGGACCGCTGCCCCGGGGTACGCCGACGAGCTGCCCCTGGGCCAGCGCGCCGAGGTCGGTGACGAGCAGGTCCCGGAACACCCCGGGGACGTTGTGGCCGAGCTTGAGGTAGTCGTCGCCCGGATGGTTGGGGTTGATCGTCACCAGGTCACCGGGACGCGGGCCGGAGATCGCGGCGCCCACCTCGACCACCTCGGCCACACACTCGTGTCCGAGCACCCCCGGTTCCAGGCCGCGTGCCCCGCGCAGGATCTCCAGGTCGGTGCCGCAGAGTCCGGCGTA is from Micromonospora sp. WMMD1102 and encodes:
- a CDS encoding Gfo/Idh/MocA family oxidoreductase; translation: MTFRIGIVGAGFLTRRALLPAIAAADDLRLVAVLDSDEAALRAVAGHLPGVWAGTDVRDFLRTPLDGVHVATPNRRHAEYACRALARGVPTLVEKPLADTVAGGQWILRAATASGAPALVGYMSRHNAYNRAVVELVRSGRLGAARSISACHLGHRQRDWRNRRADSGLGCLGDLAIYPLLTAADVFDAAPTACRGTGYPAGDRELTEIFVDATVWFGEERRLQIESSFTEPPCTGVSRYTVVCERGLLVVRNSWAMDSGGEVLVCDDEGRRWLRPEPVDPYLAQYRAFAACAAGAPVPVEVGVARGLRDLRVLHALERSVANGGVRLALTGGQNP